One Vicugna pacos chromosome X, VicPac4, whole genome shotgun sequence DNA window includes the following coding sequences:
- the LOC140691987 gene encoding uncharacterized protein CXorf49 homolog, with product MSSPDKVSVSKAGFGPEGGERDGVRQAGPRAQGRPAPGPNPGAPRIGQGEGGGGFADPEGFESERVVLEAGGPVLWGREGRHGSSADDKGDDQDLADESAAAILQQLTDRDVLGARRYPSLVSSAAKESRLWAGPKAAPGGRGAAAQSCGEAQPAVAGPLPPDGAEGGRTWGAPRRGTKSRMKAAADRPRSVMKGLVGLPSDTESSDEFSELQAIRVSICLKEGGQVKPRSSEDPGDTARHSTLQVREHFLPSAPQGLTSVVERQDAGELEMSSPKKMQSVLRGKVGSRPYLGGAAAGSSLPQATPRRKGVPEKKSLQGISNLALGRIFPPWGQRVSAAPVEPATFPPITGIPLLGRSKRDSSVPSGTKQPKHSGTGKKSVTWKATVSEPAVAGEDKDPNRDPAAKGQLPTHRRGRSFSRRHRGESSRGNLNTRASQDPGSLEPLARNQGDDMPRGPAPPGDQEPLDQPPRPERQQQAPGAQGCPRCPVLQRKIDSLKEQLAAMENLAYKFQIL from the exons ATGAGCTCCCCGGATAAGGTGTCTGTTTCGAAAGCGGGTTTCGGCCCAGAGGGCGGCGAGCGGGACGGCGTCCGCCAGGCCGGCCCCAGAGCCCAGGGGCGACCCGCCCCCGGCCCCAACCCCGGGGCGCCGCGGATCGGCCAGGGCGAGGGCGGGGGCGGCTTCGCGGACCCCGAGGGCTTCGAGTCCGAGCGGGTGGTGCTGGAAGCAGGAGGGCCGGTGCTCTGGGGCCGCGAAGGCCGACACGGCTCCTCAGCGGACGACAAGGGGGACGACCAGGACCTGGCCGACGAGTCTGCGGCCGCCATCCTGCAGCAGCTGACCGACCGGGACGTGCTGGGCGCCCGCAGATACCCGTCCCTGGTGAGCTCAGCCGCCAAAGAGTCCCGCCTGTGGGCCGGGCCCAAGGCGGCTCCCGGCGGTCGAGGCGCGGCCGCCCAGAGCTGTGGAGAAGCGCAGCCGGCTGTGGCCGGCCCTCTCCCGCCTGATGGGGCTGAGGGGGGCCGGACCTGGGGGGCGCCTAGGAGAGGCACGAAGAGCAGGATGAAGGCGGCTGCCGATCGCCCGCGGTCCGTCATGAAAGGCCTGGTGGGGCTGCCTTCCGACACCGAGTCATCAGATGAGTTCAGTGAGCTCCAGGCGATTAGAGTGAGCATTTGCCTCAAAGAAGGAGGCCAGGTCAAGCCCCGCAGCTCTGAGGATCCGGGGGACACAGCCAGACACTCGACTTTACAAGTCAGGGAGCATTTCCTGCCCTCCGCTCCCCAGGGACTCACTTCGGTTGTGGAAAGGCAGGACGCTGGGGAGCTGGAAATGTCTTCCCCTAAGAAAATGCAAAGCGTGCTCAGGGGGAAGGTGGGAAGCAGGCCCTACCTCGGAGGTGCTGCTGCTGGGAGCAGCCTGCCCCAGGCCACTCCTAGGAGGAAGGGGGTCCCGGAGAAGAAATCCCTCCAGGGGATCTCCAACCTGGCCCTGGGGAGAATCTTCCCTCCCTGGGGGCAGCGAGTCTCGGCAGCTCCCGTGGAACCTGCCACCTTCCCCCCAATCACTGGTATTCCGCTGCTTGGGAGGTCCAAGAGGGATTCCTCAGTCCCTTCGGGAACCAAACAGCCCAAGCACAGCGGCACTGGCAAGAAATCCGTGACCTGGAAGGCAACGGTGTCTGAACCTGCGGTGGCAGGAGAAGACAAGGACCCAAATAGAGACCCAGCCGCAAAGGGCCAA CTTCCAACACACAGGCGAGGGCGATCTTTTTCGCGCAGACATCGTGGGGAATCCAGCCGTGGCAACCTCAATACCAGAGCCTCCCAGGATCCAGGAAGCTTAGAGCCCCTGGCCCGGAACCAGGGAGACGACATGCCCAGAGGGCCTGCACCCCCAG GTGACCAGGAACCACTCGACCAGCCCCCAAGACCAGAAAGGCAGCAGCAGGCACCAGGAGCGCAGGGCTGTCCTCGG TGTCCCGTGCTACAGAGAAAAATAGACAGCCTCAAGGAGCAACTCG CGGCCATGGAGAACCTGGCTTACAAGTTCCAGATCCTGTGA